The DNA region CTCCTTGAGGTGGACTCTAACAAGAACGGGGGTCTTTTCTTCTCCCCCGGTTACCTCCACATTTCTAACGCCATCGGAACCCATAAGGAGATCCCTGAGCTTAGAGGGATCAACGGGCGTCCGTATCTTAAAATCGAAGGATTCCGGGGGATTTTTTAGCCCCCGGAGAACATCATCAACGTCTTTGGGATACTCAATGATCTCCCCGACGCCATGAAGCCGGGAGATAACAGAGAAGAGCCAGGCCGGTATCTCACCGGGAACTCTATCGAAGGTCACCTTTACCCTGTAAACCCTCGAACTGCGCCCCTTTAATGGGGAAAAAACGGGTGCGCTACCTTGGGGTTTTTTGAGGAGGGCGATCTTAGCTGTCAGGTTGCTCAGGTCTACTTTGCCCTCCTCCCCGGATTCCTCTATCGAGCTCAAGATGCTCCCGATGACGGAGACAAAATCCTCAACTACATCAAGAAAGCCCCCCGTGAGCTCAAGCGTGCCATCGAGAGCCAGCCCGAGGAGGGTCTCAAGCCAGTGCGCGGCCTTGTTCAGGGTTGAGAAGCCCGCGAGGGAGGCCAGCCCTTTTATCGTGTGGGCCTCTCGGAGCATTCTCTCAACGAGGGCCCTGCTCTCCTCCCCGGAGTTAGCTCCCTCCCTGAGTTGACGCATGAGTGCCTCGAGCTCCCCGAACTTCGCCTTCGCCTCCGAGATGAACTCCTCAGGGTATAGCTGGGCGATACTTTCACCCCCAAACACTGCTGGCCGGCCGGACTCGGGATCCAGGCCTCGCCGCAACTCGTGGGTCACTGCTCAGTCTCTCCCGGCCGGCCTTCGGGCTTCCTGGACAGCACCCTTTTTATTTCACTGAGGACCTGTGAGGGCTCAAAAGGCTTGATTATATACCCCAGAGCGCCGGCCTCTATGCACTCAACGACCCTTTTCTCGCTGTCAACGGAGGTTATCATGATGACCCTTGCTTTTGGGTCTATCTCCTTTATCTTCCTGAGGGTCGTGATCCCATCCATGTCGGGC from Thermococcus zilligii AN1 includes:
- a CDS encoding response regulator, which encodes MARVLIADDALFARVLLRKMLTDEGHEVVGEASTGREAVEKYAGLRPDIVTLDIIMPDMDGITTLRKIKEIDPKARVIMITSVDSEKRVVECIEAGALGYIIKPFEPSQVLSEIKRVLSRKPEGRPGETEQ